The genome window GTCGTCGACGTTGAGCAGCGCGAACAGCCGCACCGGCCTGCTGAAATTCGTACCCTGCACATCGAACGTAACGTGGCTGATTAAGTAACTGTGTCCCAAGTCGTAACGCAATGTCGTGGTCTTGGCCTCGGGATCGTCCACTCTGCTCACCAGTACCGAGTCGCGCCTGATCAGCCGCGACTCGAATTTGATGTTGCGTTCGACCCTCACCGCGTCGGGCTTGATGATCGAGCCGGACTGACAGCGAATACGCAGCCTGATGCGGCGGGCGTCGGTCTCGGGATGTCGCAGGCGCAGATGGCGCGACTGCACCTCGTCGGTGTAATCGAAGATGCCCATCCCGTGCTGCACGCGCGACCATTGGCCGTCGACCATCGCGTCCATATCAACCCTGCAGCGGAAGTTGTGCTGGTCGGTCTGCACGAAAAGTTGGTTGTAGCTCATCAACCCCTCGGGCATCTCAAGCTCGAAGCGCACCGTGCCGTCGGCCTGCGCCGCCATGTTGGTCGGCTGCACGCTCACCGACTGGGTCACCCAGCGCGGGTTGTCGTCCAGCAGTTTGTAGGGCACCGGGGTGCCCGAGCCGTCGTCGAGCCGCAAGTCGCCCAGATCGCGGCGCGCCGCGTCGAAGACCTCGCCGTCAAGTGCGATCAGGGCGTAATCGCCGCTGAACTGCTGGGGCAGTTGGACCTGTTTTTGATATTGAAACGGCGTGGAATCCAGTTGCGTAGCGTCGGCCGCGGCCGGTCCGGGCAACAGCAACAGCAGGGCGCTGAGCGCCAGGGCGTGTCTCATGGACGTTCCTCCGGCGAAACCAGTTGCTCGATCTGCTTGCGAAACACGGCGTAGATTAATCCGACGGAGATCAACACTGCGCCCAGTCCGACAAAGCTCAGTACGCGCCAGATCGTATCGAGAAAGCTCAGATCGAGCACAAAGACCTTGACGATCGTCAACCCGAGCAACGACAGCGCCAGCCAGCGCAGCGCGGCGTTGCGCATGCTGAAGCCCAGCACCAGCAGCACCGCGCCGAACGCAATATAGAACCCGGACAGCGAGAGCATCATCGCGTGCTTGATCTGCTGCGTTGAATCAAAGGCATAGTCGGAGGTCCAATCCAGACCGGTAGTTTGCATTTCGAAAAAAGAGTCGATCTCCACCGAGCCCCACACCAGGAACGCAATGCACGAAAAGATCATCAGCGCCAGGCGCACAATGCGCATCTCGCCCGCGGGCTTCAATCGTTCGGGATTGTAAATCCGAGCCCAGATTCCCAGGCAGACCAACGAGACCAGGAAGGCCAACGATCGATCGTTGAACAGTACGTGCATTGCGTCGGAGTGCGGGTAGAGCCAGCGCGAGCTGTCGAAGATCGCCAGACGGCCGAGCACCAGCGCGGCGATGATGTAGGCCGAGCGCCGCAGCCAGGGGCGTTGCAAACGGAAGCCGGCCCAGCTCAACGCCAGTCCCTCGAGCGCCCAGGCAATGGTTACATACTGCGCATCGAGCTGCATCGGCGCGGCAATGACCAAAAACACCACGGCCAGGCTGAGGTAGACGTTGATCAGGAAGCGGTCGTCAGCCACGCGCCTGATTGCCAGCAGAGCCGGGCCGAGGCTGACCACGGCCAGGGCCACGGTAAACAGGCCGACCCACTGACTGTGATCTACCCACAGCAGGCCCACGGCAGTGGCGTAATACCAGACAGCGGCCAGGGCCAGGATGATCAGGCCCAGGGC of Candidatus Alcyoniella australis contains these proteins:
- a CDS encoding DUF2339 domain-containing protein; the encoded protein is MTQDHAKLIEELLAKVDRLERRLQQLEQSSAKQTPQQPATPAALPQVARPIGQKPLPPLPQSTKSTPAAAATALRTPKPRQSMEMLIGAKLFLWIGVLAVILAGGFFFALAVQRGWINETLRVIIGICCGVGMLLAAELARARKHDHWGQAISGGGIALLYLSIFASFQLYDLTNVYAAYAFMVLITVAAIVLSVRYDARALAILGLLGGFLTPLMLNTGKDNLYGLFSYVLLLDLAILAIAMFRRWFVLDLLALLCTIFTFTAWLFTHYGFSKLWPALAFLSAFFVLFTLLSFVNNIVSRRRSDALGLIILALAAVWYYATAVGLLWVDHSQWVGLFTVALAVVSLGPALLAIRRVADDRFLINVYLSLAVVFLVIAAPMQLDAQYVTIAWALEGLALSWAGFRLQRPWLRRSAYIIAALVLGRLAIFDSSRWLYPHSDAMHVLFNDRSLAFLVSLVCLGIWARIYNPERLKPAGEMRIVRLALMIFSCIAFLVWGSVEIDSFFEMQTTGLDWTSDYAFDSTQQIKHAMMLSLSGFYIAFGAVLLVLGFSMRNAALRWLALSLLGLTIVKVFVLDLSFLDTIWRVLSFVGLGAVLISVGLIYAVFRKQIEQLVSPEERP